The proteins below come from a single Lentimicrobiaceae bacterium genomic window:
- a CDS encoding pyridoxal phosphate-dependent aminotransferase: MPKISDRGCQMPASPIRKLVPFAEAAKKKGIKVYHLNIGQPDIQTPDVALQAIRNFDLKVIEYSHSAGNESYRKKLAKYYQGIGINVNQDEIIITTGGSEAISFAFKVCMNPGDEVIIPEPFYTNYNAFALAAGVKVVPITSNIHNGFALPAISEFEKSITPRTKAIMVCNPNNPTGYLYSKEELMQLRELVLKYDLYLFADEVYREFCYDGAEHFSVMNLEGLENHAVLMDSVSKRYSECGVRIGALISKNKNLIASALKFAQARLSPPSLGQVIGEASLETPTQYFKEVYDEYISRRNLVIEELNKIPGVFAPLPKGAFYSVISLPVEDADHFCQWLLEEFSFEGQTVMLAPASGFYATAGLGKNEARIAYVLKKEDLHNAVKCLGEALKVYPGRK; encoded by the coding sequence ATGCCTAAAATTTCAGACCGCGGTTGTCAGATGCCCGCATCTCCCATAAGAAAATTGGTTCCTTTTGCTGAAGCAGCAAAGAAAAAAGGAATAAAAGTTTATCATCTGAACATTGGTCAGCCGGATATTCAAACTCCTGATGTAGCCTTGCAGGCCATCCGCAATTTCGATCTTAAAGTGATTGAATACAGCCATTCTGCCGGAAACGAAAGTTACAGAAAGAAACTTGCAAAGTATTATCAAGGTATTGGAATCAATGTTAACCAGGACGAAATTATTATTACTACCGGCGGTTCTGAAGCCATTTCGTTTGCGTTCAAAGTGTGCATGAATCCCGGTGATGAAGTAATTATTCCCGAACCATTTTATACCAATTATAATGCTTTTGCTTTGGCGGCAGGTGTGAAAGTTGTGCCCATTACTTCCAATATTCACAATGGGTTTGCACTTCCTGCCATCAGCGAATTTGAGAAATCAATTACTCCGCGCACAAAAGCCATTATGGTTTGTAATCCCAATAACCCAACCGGTTATTTGTACAGCAAGGAAGAGTTGATGCAATTGCGTGAACTTGTGCTCAAATATGATTTATACTTATTTGCAGATGAGGTTTATCGCGAATTCTGCTACGATGGAGCTGAACATTTCTCGGTGATGAATCTTGAAGGTCTCGAAAACCATGCTGTATTGATGGATTCTGTTTCAAAACGGTACAGCGAATGTGGCGTGCGAATTGGAGCTCTGATTTCAAAAAACAAAAATCTGATTGCCAGCGCTTTAAAATTTGCACAGGCCAGGTTAAGCCCACCTTCTTTAGGACAGGTAATTGGCGAAGCTTCACTCGAAACGCCAACCCAGTACTTCAAAGAAGTTTATGATGAGTATATCTCTCGCCGAAACCTGGTTATTGAAGAGTTAAATAAAATTCCGGGTGTTTTTGCACCATTACCCAAAGGAGCGTTTTATTCGGTAATCAGCTTGCCTGTTGAAGATGCTGATCATTTCTGCCAGTGGTTACTCGAGGAGTTTAGTTTCGAAGGTCAGACAGTGATGCTGGCGCCTGCTTCCGGTTTTTATGCTACGGCAGGTTTAGGTAAAAATGAAGCGCGAATTGCTTATGTGCTTAAAAAAGAAGACCTCCACAATGCCGTTAAGTGCCTGGGTGAGGCCTTGAAAGTGTATCCGGGCAGAAAATAG
- a CDS encoding DUF1343 domain-containing protein encodes MRQLFITLLIAIVFTSCTQPKITQQTNTESAKGRADIAESPARAEFIKPGAERTKLYFNRLNELKVGVVANQTSLIHHVHLVDSLLSSGIQVVKVYTPEHGFRGNADAGELVNNQVDAKTGLQLVSLYGDHRKPTPDDLSGIDIMVFDLQDVGARFYTYISTLTLVMEACAEQGIPLLVLDRPNPNGFFIDGPVLESQYQSFVGMHPVPVVHGMTMAEYARMVNGEKWLNNSVQCDLDWVPVGGYNHHKKYTLPVKPSPNLPDMESVYLYPSLCFFEGTVVSVGRGTDTPFTIIGFPGNTIGNYTFRPESRPGASLKPPYMNEECRGYNLRNEVAGIKSRPGLRLEWLIEFYNHYPEKDKFFNSFFDKLAGTDLLRNQIRNNISAHEIRESWKEGLENFQQIRRKYLIYRDF; translated from the coding sequence ATGCGACAGCTATTTATTACATTACTCATTGCTATAGTTTTCACATCATGCACCCAGCCCAAAATAACGCAACAAACCAACACTGAATCAGCAAAAGGCCGGGCTGATATTGCTGAATCGCCTGCCCGTGCTGAATTTATCAAACCCGGTGCCGAAAGGACCAAACTGTACTTTAACCGGCTCAACGAATTAAAGGTAGGAGTGGTTGCCAATCAAACCTCGCTCATTCACCATGTTCATCTTGTTGATAGTTTGCTGTCTTCAGGCATACAGGTAGTTAAGGTTTATACGCCCGAACATGGGTTCAGAGGGAATGCAGATGCGGGCGAATTGGTCAATAACCAGGTAGATGCCAAGACCGGTCTTCAGCTGGTATCGCTCTATGGCGATCACCGGAAACCAACACCGGATGATTTATCAGGAATTGACATCATGGTCTTTGACCTCCAGGATGTCGGAGCCAGATTTTATACTTATATTTCTACCTTAACCCTGGTGATGGAAGCCTGTGCCGAACAAGGCATTCCGCTTTTGGTGCTCGACAGGCCCAACCCCAATGGCTTTTTTATTGACGGTCCTGTTCTTGAATCCCAATATCAATCTTTTGTGGGCATGCACCCGGTGCCGGTTGTACATGGTATGACAATGGCTGAATATGCCAGAATGGTAAACGGAGAAAAATGGTTAAATAACAGTGTTCAATGTGACCTTGACTGGGTGCCGGTTGGCGGTTATAATCATCATAAGAAATACACTTTGCCGGTTAAGCCATCCCCCAATTTGCCTGATATGGAATCGGTTTACCTTTACCCATCGCTTTGCTTTTTTGAAGGCACTGTGGTGAGTGTAGGAAGAGGCACCGACACCCCGTTTACAATTATTGGATTTCCCGGAAACACCATTGGCAACTATACATTCAGACCTGAAAGCAGGCCCGGAGCAAGTCTGAAACCCCCATACATGAATGAAGAGTGCAGAGGATACAATCTCAGAAATGAAGTTGCCGGCATTAAAAGCAGGCCGGGTTTAAGACTTGAATGGCTGATTGAATTTTACAATCATTACCCGGAAAAAGATAAATTTTTCAATTCATTTTTCGACAAGCTGGCAGGTACTGATTTGCTCCGGAATCAAATCAGGAATAACATATCAGCACATGAAATAAGAGAATCATGGAAAGAGGGACTGGAAAATTTTCAGCAAATCAGAAGAAAATATCTGATTTATCGTGACTTTTAA